TCCCTGCACCACCCACCTGCTCGACGAGGAGGAGGCCGCCGGTCTGATCGGCATCCGGCATCCCAGCATCAACGTCCAGTTCCGCAGCACGCACTACCCGGAGCTGTCCCCGCCGGGCACCACGGTGGTCTACGCGACGTACTTCTGCGACATCGAGCCGTGGCGCGCCCTCAGCGTGGGGCCGGAACAGACCAGCCGGATGCGCAAGGGCGAGGAGCGCCACACGCTCCAGGTCAAACGGGGCCGCGACTACTACCAGGCCAAACGTCGGGTCAAGGACGCCCTCGTCGACATCCTGGACCGACGCCACCCCGGCATCGCCGACGCCGTCTCCCTCCGCGACATCTCGACGCCCCTCACCCAGGTCCGCTACACCGGCAACTACGACGGAACGGTGCTGGGCTGGCAGCCCTTCGTGGAGAGCGGCGAGACGCTGGAGAAGCTCGTCAAGAAGCATGGCCCCGGGCTGCCCGGCCTGGAGAACTTCTACATGTCCGGGGTCTGGGCCACCACGGGCGGCCTCATCCGCGCCGCCGCCGCCGGACGCCACGTCATGCAGTTCGTCTGCCGTGACGACGGCAGGCCGTTCACCGCCACCGTCGACCTGACCGCACCGCCGCCGACCCACCGGGTCATCCCGGTGCCGGAACGCGGTTAGCCGGGGGTCAGGAGCGCGGCGAGTTCGTCGAGGCCGGAGATCCGGTGCACGCCTTCCGGCACCGGATCGTCCGAGCCCTGCCGGTCCAGCCAGATCCCGAGCAGACCCGCGTCCCGCGCGCCCATCGCGTCCACGTCGAGCCTGTCGCCGACGTAGGCGACGTCGGCCGGGGGCAGGTTCAGGGCCTCGCACGCGGCGAGGAACGCCCTGGGGTCCGGTTTGGCGCACCCGAGCCGATCGGAGCACAGCAGCACCTCGAAGTGGTGCCGCAGCCCCAGCGCCGTGCTCCGCCGCTCCTGGTGGTGGGTGCTGGAGTTCGACAGCATGCCGTGCCGATGGGGAAGGGCCGCCAGCACGGGGGCCGCGTCGGGGAACACCGACCAGGCCGCCTCGAACAACGCGATGTACCGGTCGAACCACGCGTCCGCCTCGGAGTCGGACAGCGGCCGGTCGAGGAAGGCGCGGACCCTTTCCCGGCGCTGCTCCTCGAAGGTCAGCTCCCCGGACAGGAAACGCCGGTACTGGACGTTCGCGAGCCTGCGCCAGCGGTCGAACGCGTCCTCGTCCGACGGCAGCCCCTCGGCCGCGAGGTGGCGGAGCAGCCCACGCCGCTCCGAGCCGGAGAAGTCGAAGATCGTGTCATCGAAGTCCCACAGCACCGCCTTGATCACACCGGGAGCCTAATACGCCCCGTTCCGGCCCCGGAAGCCCCGCGGTCGGGCCCTTGTTACGGTGCCGGTGTGGCGAGGGAGACGGTGACCGCGGTCGTCCGGACGGGGACCGGTCATGCCCCGGCCCACCACGGCGAGCTGCTGCAGGGCGTCTTCCACGACGCCGACGGTCGCCTCCGCCGGGCGCTGGTCACCCTGCCGCATCCGGGTGGCCCGGGGAGCCGGGCGATCTTTCACCCCGACCGTTCGGGCCGGGTCGAGGCGCGGGGACGGGAGAAGGTCCGGCGCGCCGCCCTCCTCGCCCTGGGCGAGTTCTCCCCGTACCCGCCGGGCGAACGGGGCGGACGCGTCCACCTCACGAGCGACGTGCCGCCCGGCATCGGCATGGGCTCCTCGACCAGCGACGTCACCGCCGCCATCAGAGCAGTCGCCGACGCCCACGTCATCACCCCGGGCCCGATCGACGTCGCACGACTGGCCGTCCTGGCGGAGGGCGCCTCGGACCCCGTCATGATCGACGGCGTCGTCCTGTTCGCCCAGCGTGAGGGCCGGATCCTGGAGACCCTCGGCCCGAGCCTGCCCCCCATGGTGGTGATCGGCTGCGACACCCGCTCCGGAGGAGCCGGCATCGACACGCTCGCCCTTCCTCCGCCCCACTACACCGAACGAGAGATCCGCGCCTTCGCCTCCCTCCGCACCGCGCTGCGGAGGGCCGTCGACCGAGGCGATCCCCTCCTCGTGGGCCGCGTCGCCTCCGCCAGCGCCCGGCTCAACCAGCGCCACCTGCCCAACCCCCGCCTGAGCGCGCTGCTCGCCCTCTGCCGCTCCCACGGCGGCTGCGGAGTGCAGATCGCCCACAGCGGCACGGTGGCGGGCCTCATCTTCGACCCCCGCCGCCCCGGAACGCCCCGGAACGTACGCCGCTGCGCCGCCCGCCTCACCGAGCAGGGCCTGACGATCACCGCCGTACTGGACCTGTGATCCCCGCGTACGAGGGGTCAGCGCCCGTCGTGAACTCGTGGTCGGTGCTCGGCCTTCGGGGTCGTCGCCGCCGCCGGGTGTTCCCTGCGGGGGCGCAGGCCGATCCAGATGAGGACCATGCTGGCGAGCGTCACGGCCACGTTCACGCTCAGGGCGAGGCGCATGCCGGTCAGTTCGGCGGTCTGCGTCGCGGCGACGGCGCTCAGGATGGGGATGCCGATGGTGATGGCCACCTGCTGGGTCATCGAGGTCAGGCCGGTGGCCAGGCCCTGCTCCTCGTTCGGCAGGCCCGACGTCGCGGTCACGGTGTACGCGACGATGCAGGTGACGTGGCCGAAGAACCCGATGAACAGGGCGGGGATCAAGATCGCGAGCGCCGCCCGGTCGGTGCCGAGGAACACCAGGGGGAGCGTCGCCAGGCCCTGCACCGACAGGCCCGCGGTGAGGACCGCGCGGGTGCCGAACCGGCCGATGAGACGCCCGGCGATCACTCCGGCGGCGACCGACGCCAGCCCCGGCAGGCCGAAGACCAGGCCGGTGGCGAACGGGGAGAAGTCCAGCGTCCGCTGCAGATAGAGCGTGATCAGGAAGATCATGGCGGGTTCCATGGTGAAGATCACGAGCCCGGCGTGGTTGCCCCACCTCACGGTGGGCCGCCGGAGGACGCGCACCGGGACGAGCGGCGCGGGGGAACGCAGCTCGATGATCCAGAACGCGGCCAGCAGCAGCACGCCGACGACGGCGGACGCGGCGTGCCGCTCGATGATCGCGTACAGCACCGCCAGCAGGCCGCCGGTCACGGTCACCGCTCCCGGCAGGTCCAGCCGGACCCGATCGGGCCGTCGGCTCTCGCCGATCAGGGCCGGCGTGATCAGCAGGATGACGACGGCGACCGGCACGTTGATGAAGAACGCGGCCCGCCAGCTCAACAGCCCGACGAGGGTCCCGCCGACCAGCGCGCCGACCGTGAAGCCGCCGGACAGCAGCGCGCCGTTCAGCCCGAGGACGCGATCCCGCGCCGCGCCTTCGGGAAAGGTGGTGGTGAGCAGGGACAACGCCGTGGGGATCGCCATCGCGGTGGCGAGGCCCTGCAGCGCCCGAGCGGTCAGCAGGGTCTCCGCATCGGAGGCGAAACCGCCGAGCAGCGAGGCCCCGGTCAACACGACCATGCCGGTCAGGAACAGCCTGCGGCGGCCGAACAGATCCGCCATCCGACCGAACACCAGGGTGAACCCGGCGGCGGGCAGCGCGTAGGCGGAGGCGACCCAGGCGAGCCGGGTGTCTCCCATACCGACGCCCGCACCGACCTCCGGCAGCGCGACGTTCAGGATCGAGAAGTCGACCGACAGCATGAACCCGGCTCCGAGCAGCACGAACAGGATCAGCCGCTGTCGGCCGGTGAAGCGCACCGGAGAGATCGAGTCGGTGGTCACGGGGGTGTCCCTTCGTGGATCTTCGGCACGTGTCGCGGCATGCCGAACAGGCCGCACGGCGCGGCTCGTGGGTTGTTCGCATCACCGGGCTCGCCCGAGCCCGTGGAGGCCCCGCCGGCCGACATGGATCGACGTCACACCCGAGGCGCGCCGCCATCAGACCCGCCCGAGAGCCCCGGACAGCGCACGTCGCCTTACGCGACCAGCCCCGGCATCGTCGCCATCCCCTGAAGGCAGGCCGACCGACCACCCCACCAACGCCCAGCCCTCGCGTGTGGCCGTCGTCCTATCACCTGAAGGCGATGAGCCGCCGACCTGCCCGTGGGTGGACGCTCAGCCTTCACGTTGGCCGCGGTCCCCTCCACCTGAAGACTGCGCTGACCTGCGGGTCCGTTCGTGGTTGGATGCGCGCCTTCACGTTTGGCCGTCGTCGCCTGAACGCTGCGATGGCCTGCCGATCCGGCTGTGGAAGGACCCGCAGCTCTGACGCGTGTCCGGATGCGGGGCGTTCTTCGGGTGGGGCGGCCCGACGTCGGCGGGGCCGGACGTCGGGCCGTCTCCGGTGGCGGTGGTCGTCGGGGTGCGGGGGCTCAGCCGTTGAGGTGGTCTCTCAACGCGTCGAGTCGGCCGTCCCAATCGCGGGCCAGCGCCGCCAGGAACTGCTGGGCCACCCGCATCGGGGCGGAGTTCAGCCGGTACCGCACCCGGCGTCGTTCACCCGGTTCGGCGGTCACCAGGCCGGCGTCGGCCAGCAGGGCCAGGTGCTTGGCGATCGCCTGTCGTGTGATCGGCAGGCGAGCGGCCAGGTCCGTGGCGGTGGCCGGCCCGTCCGCGGCCAGCGTCGCCAGGATGGCGCGCCGGGTCGGGTCGGCCAGGGCGACGAAGACCTGTTCGGCGACCGTCTCGATGTCAGGCGGCATCGAGGTGGTCGACCAGCTCGCCGAGCTCCTTCGCCCATCCCTCGACGTTGCCGCCGTACGCCTTGCGGTAGGCGTCCTCCGACAGTTGCGCGAAGCCGGACTCGACCACCTTGAGGCGCGTCCCCGCGTCGACCGCCTCGAGCGTGAACTCGACATAGGTACGACGCGGATCGCTCTCGGGCAGCCCGTAGATCGGCCAGGTGAACCCGAACACCGCCGGCTCCTCCACCCGCTCCACCCGCATGGCCACCGAGTGCCCTTCCGCCGACCAGCCCAGCCGGCCCGTCCCGCCCGGACGAAGGTCGATGGTCGCCTCGTCGCCGAACCAGGCGCTCAGCCCCTCGGCCGTGGTGAGCGCCTCCCACACCGTGCTCGGCGGACGCGAGACCTCCACGGTCCGTTCGATGCGATCGGGGAATCCCATGATGCCTCCCAGTGAGTAGCAATCGATCGGTTGCAACACTATGGCAACCGATCGATTGCGTCAACCGCGGGCGGACTCAGTCGTCGCAGGCGATGCCGTCCCCGTCGCGGTCCAGGTCGTAGACGTCCGTGCCCACGATGCGGACCGGTCCGTCCACATAGGCGGGGCCGTTGCCGCTCCCGCCCGCGCAGTCGACGTCACTGGCGATCGGCACGCAGGCGCCGCTGTAGTTCGGGTCGCACCGGGAGGTCTCCTTGGTGCCGACGGCGATGACCCGGTCC
The DNA window shown above is from Thermomonospora umbrina and carries:
- a CDS encoding HAD family hydrolase, which translates into the protein MIKAVLWDFDDTIFDFSGSERRGLLRHLAAEGLPSDEDAFDRWRRLANVQYRRFLSGELTFEEQRRERVRAFLDRPLSDSEADAWFDRYIALFEAAWSVFPDAAPVLAALPHRHGMLSNSSTHHQERRSTALGLRHHFEVLLCSDRLGCAKPDPRAFLAACEALNLPPADVAYVGDRLDVDAMGARDAGLLGIWLDRQGSDDPVPEGVHRISGLDELAALLTPG
- a CDS encoding MFS transporter — translated: MTTDSISPVRFTGRQRLILFVLLGAGFMLSVDFSILNVALPEVGAGVGMGDTRLAWVASAYALPAAGFTLVFGRMADLFGRRRLFLTGMVVLTGASLLGGFASDAETLLTARALQGLATAMAIPTALSLLTTTFPEGAARDRVLGLNGALLSGGFTVGALVGGTLVGLLSWRAAFFINVPVAVVILLITPALIGESRRPDRVRLDLPGAVTVTGGLLAVLYAIIERHAASAVVGVLLLAAFWIIELRSPAPLVPVRVLRRPTVRWGNHAGLVIFTMEPAMIFLITLYLQRTLDFSPFATGLVFGLPGLASVAAGVIAGRLIGRFGTRAVLTAGLSVQGLATLPLVFLGTDRAALAILIPALFIGFFGHVTCIVAYTVTATSGLPNEEQGLATGLTSMTQQVAITIGIPILSAVAATQTAELTGMRLALSVNVAVTLASMVLIWIGLRPRREHPAAATTPKAEHRPRVHDGR
- a CDS encoding SRPBCC domain-containing protein; the protein is MGFPDRIERTVEVSRPPSTVWEALTTAEGLSAWFGDEATIDLRPGGTGRLGWSAEGHSVAMRVERVEEPAVFGFTWPIYGLPESDPRRTYVEFTLEAVDAGTRLKVVESGFAQLSEDAYRKAYGGNVEGWAKELGELVDHLDAA
- a CDS encoding ArsR/SmtB family transcription factor, whose amino-acid sequence is MPPDIETVAEQVFVALADPTRRAILATLAADGPATATDLAARLPITRQAIAKHLALLADAGLVTAEPGERRRVRYRLNSAPMRVAQQFLAALARDWDGRLDALRDHLNG
- a CDS encoding GHMP kinase, whose amino-acid sequence is MARETVTAVVRTGTGHAPAHHGELLQGVFHDADGRLRRALVTLPHPGGPGSRAIFHPDRSGRVEARGREKVRRAALLALGEFSPYPPGERGGRVHLTSDVPPGIGMGSSTSDVTAAIRAVADAHVITPGPIDVARLAVLAEGASDPVMIDGVVLFAQREGRILETLGPSLPPMVVIGCDTRSGGAGIDTLALPPPHYTEREIRAFASLRTALRRAVDRGDPLLVGRVASASARLNQRHLPNPRLSALLALCRSHGGCGVQIAHSGTVAGLIFDPRRPGTPRNVRRCAARLTEQGLTITAVLDL